Sequence from the Zeugodacus cucurbitae isolate PBARC_wt_2022May chromosome 5, idZeuCucr1.2, whole genome shotgun sequence genome:
ATATGACAAGTAATAATGTGGGTGCGGAGGAAAGTGAGGATAGTGAAGCGGATGATGTGGAAACTTGGTTCATACTCAACTCGAGGTGAGTGAAATACACATGGAAGCTTTTAAATTAAGTGTTAAGTTCCCATGAAATTTTAGTGGCAAGCTCAAGAACTTTCATGAATGCATAAACATGAAAGCTTTTGAGCCTCACGGTCTTCTCAACTTTCAAAAGTACTTACTAACCAAAATAATAGTTTAAAGTTGCTTGTGTTGCTCCCTGATCTGACTTTGCTTGAGTGCGTGTGAAAGCTCATTGTTTTAGCTTAACGCTGTTTTGAAATAAGGTTTTGCTTTGGAGAACTTGTATATATGAAAGCTTGAAAACGTACTTAAATTAAGCTTTCACATTTTGTTAGCTTTTGTGAAAGCTCTAAAGCTTTACTAAGTTTGTAAATAGCTAAATTAAGCTTTCACTTTTGGTTAGCTTTTATGAAAGCTCTAaagctttttgtttattttacaaatgttgtaactattatttaaattgttgccCCTAAAGTTTATGGTTTTCTGTAGCTTTCTCTAAAATTTGACTTTTTGAATTCTAGATACAAAGGACAGcatagacaaaacaacaacgaaTACCGGCTCTCttcgaaatatatacatacaacagaTGTGCGAGAACCGGACGAATGATTTTGTTCGAAAGCTTTCGTATAAAGCTTTGGTGGTTTTAAGCGCTATGTGAAGCtaatagttttaattatttatttcctaCAATAAGTGGCATtcctatttatttacaaattaagtacaaattattaataattttcatatttatataaaagagtgaaagcttttaaaattttttaatatctatttttttttaatattgtaagctgaattttataatttttattttaaattttttgtgttttaagtatttaaatttaataaatgcaaCTAATGttagaagaaaattttgaattttataaattcagtTATTTCTCTAAAAAAGCTTTCATGAGCTTTTATTCCAAGCAtctaaaagtttaaatatttttgaaaaaattcaaaaaattttaattttctgctaATCTCACTTGATTTGATCACTTGTTTCGGCGCACAATGCGCTTCACACTCTGCCTACTAATGCGCCAAAGCAGCTAATAGCCGccattaatttcttaaaaaatgtttttcaaattcaaattcaatgaaaaatgaAGAATCTTCGAGCCACAAAATGTTTAGAAGAATTTCTTTATTTCACTTTCAACAACTTGTATTTATGCTGTGCTTTACGTTGCCACAATGGAGCGATGAAATTTCTCAAAGTGTCAAAAATCGCCTTGTCAAACAATAGAGCAATCATTCTTCCAGCgcgttcaataaaaatataaaatatctgcGTTTTCGATGTGCCATCAAGCGAGCACCAGCTGATAAGTCTTTTAAGAAGTCATTTATTTAACGGCTACTGCCGGCCGCCCCTCTGCGGCCGCTTAATGTGTCTGTTACTAATTCTTCTTCACGACTTTTCCACGTCCACCTTCGGAGTCAATTACAGTTAATAAAAACTTAGTCAAATGCGTTTTTAACGACGCCAAGCCGAGCCATCGTGCCGCAGTCGAAGTGCAATGCAGCGATCGCGCAATGCCCCCGGCGCCGCTGCAGTCTTTCAGCCTCTTCGCGCATCTTTCTGATCTCCACTACACAACTCTttcgctattgttgttattcgtgttgttgctggtgttgttttATTGTTCTTTAACGCTGCTTTATTGATTTTGCGGTTGCGTGCGCGCCGCGTGCAGTCGTGCGTGTTACATTCTCCACTGTTTTCCCTATTTTCTTCGAAATTCTCTTCGCACTTGCTTTTGGGAAAACTGTTgctgcgtttgttgttgttgtttttttcgaatttgtatTAGCATGCCTCCACGCCGCCCGCTTAGTTTAGTACCTCAATTAATTTTGTTAGAATTAAAGATTCATGTCTTCTCAAACGCTGACCCTTCGTCTGCCTTCTGCGCGGTGCTTCGACCCGGAGGTTGGCTATAAAAGCGCACGGGGTCATTGGAACATGTTTTAGAATTGTTGTGTTGCTGCAGACGCGCGGTCAAGCAGCGTGGTGAACGGGAAATTTGCTGGATactaagaaattattataaataaaaaggagttaaaaaataataaaaattaaaatataaaattcacagGACGAAAAAGGACTCAAGTGTAAAATATTGAAGGCTTACTGGAATGTGTGCATAAAATCCAggatttttgtgaaaataaaaaaagaacataAAGTGactttttaataacaacaacaccaacaaaaaaatttcgaaatacatAACGGGATACCAACCAACTGTCATTAAAAGCACtaacatttaataatttgaaggcgttgaacatttaaaaaataaaatttttttttaattaaaaactttttttttttaagaaattaaaaaaaaaatcgaaaatgattCATAAAGAGTTGCTGAAATGTTTGCTGGTGGGTCAAAGTTAAcagtgaacatacatacataataaaacagtaacaaaaattaataattaaaaaaaaatcgaaaattaaaaaaaaataatttcacaaaaaaaaaaatcaaatataagattaagtgaatataaaagtaaaattgtggaaaaaaataaaaaatttaaataaattaagaaacaatatgttacttttaattattcttattttaaaaaaataataaaataaaaaaatattttaaagagtatacaagaaatataaataaaatgtaaaaatataaaaataaaagaatgcagaattgaaaaaaaaatataaaaaattaaataaaaattttaaggaattaaacaaatattctacgaaaatattcattaatatttttttcaactaaatCTATAATTCTTGCTAAATAAAAAccctacaaaatatttattttccttacAGCTACTCATCGCTGTGTTACTATTGCCCGCACACGCCTTCTGGTGGGCGCCACCGACTGCAGCACCCACAACGTGAGTTTAGCATATTTTACTACatcattttcacatttttattggcCAAAGCTCTTAGTAGTTTctcaaattaaaatgcaattaattaaacATGCAGACATTCTGATTGTTCCAGCGAATCGCCGTTGGCGCTCAAAGAGATACCGCTCACCTACTTCCGCACCTACACCTACCAACCGATTGCCGGTCATCCGTTCGCCGCCTTTCCCTACTACCATCACGCGGCGAGCGCACTGCAGTCGCCGCTACTGGCGGGTCCGGCGCGCTACGAGCATGGCACTTACATGCATGGCAGCGCGTATCCCATGAGTGTCGCTttgacgcaacaacaacagcagtcgcagtcacaacaacaaacaatgctgCCGCCGCATATGTATCAGTTGCCGCAGACGCCGGTGTTACATGCGAAGCCGTTGCCGAGTCCAACAACCACCACAACAAGCACTACCAGCACTGAGCCACCGACGACTACCAGCACcacaactactacaacaacaacgaccacAACACCACCGCCGCCATCGACGACTGTCAGCAGTAGTAGCACTAGTACCACGACCAGCGTTCCGGTTACACAGACGAGCGAAGCTCAAGCTCAGCCTCAGCAGTTGGCTCAACACCAGCCACAGCCTCAACCATACCCATATCCCTATCCCACTTACAACCGTCGCGCTTACATGGGCTACAATCCGCACTCGTATCGACCGGCCTATCCCTATCCGGACTACACGGTTTACAAGACGGCGCCAGTGACGCGCTTCAACAGTCATGGTGGACAAATTCAATTCGTGCCTTGCATGTGTCCAGTGAGTGTGGGCTCAACGGGCGCAGTGCGAAGCTCATTGACGCCGGAGGGACGCACATCCAGCGACGAAGAGGAGGACTTGATGGTGTTGGCACGCGCTGATGAAATGAATCTGCCTGTAGAACTGGGTGTGGACACCGAGAAGACGGAAACGGGAACAGCTGAGGCGGAGAAGTCTAAAAGTGAAACTGAAGTGACGGCAAAGACTGGAGCGGAGAGTGAAATAACGGAGAACTTGGTGCAAAAGACGACGGAGGCTGTAGACGAGCAATTGAGTACGAATAAGATCGACGGGCAGTCACTTGAGGCAGTGGAGTTGGGGAGTGACGGGAAATCAACAGAGGcgtgaatttaaaatataattaaaaaaaataaataaaatgtataaaagatAAAGTTTGATTATAATAAAGTACAAAATCACAATATTGTcttgaacaatttttaatttttaatttcagttggcaaatataattaatttaagtgaaaccatatttttttaattttaattatcgaaaattaaaaataattaatatttaataaaatttaaattaataaaataattaaattataactcCAAATGCGttttataaattagtaaataCCATAATAATCATTACTATACTGTGAACACTTCCGCATTAAACcgcaaacatttaaaattaaacgtaattattttcaaataataaaatgcgTCTATTGTGAATGCGCCATAGCAGCTGGAAATTCATGCACACCTTCACCTTGTACTTCCGCATTGCGAATATGCTGGGTCACCCTGTAATCGACATTTTCATTGTGCACGTcagttttgattaattttttgcgCGTCATGCACATTTTACAAGCAGTGCAGCaagaatttgcatatttttacaaaagtCTTTAAGTTTTCGTGAAAATTCAGCAGTAAATTAGTGTGAAAGTGTATAAGTGCATAGTACAGTGTGTATTTAATGTATAATTGAGCAGCTGGCGTGGTGATTTTCTGCAATGCAGGAAGGGGTGCTCGCAGCGGCTTCTGCCCCATTTGGGCTCTAAATTGAAACTTTTTGTAACTTTTAAGTTTGCAATCAAGTGTTGAGAGTGCGGTAAATCGAATgtgcaataaataataacaatattttaaatgaatgcAGCATATAAACGAAAACTGAAGCACTCGCCGTGTAATGATCACAAGCCCagcgttttgtttttgtgctgctAGCTGAATATTAATGTGCAATATACCAACAAAGTGACAAGTGAACATGATTCGCTGCATAAACAAATGTAAAGTTATAAactaaacattaattaaaagtCAGCAGTGGTGTCCCGTCACAGCTATGAGACTGCAAATG
This genomic interval carries:
- the LOC105212739 gene encoding mucin-2, with amino-acid sequence MIHKELLKCLLLLIAVLLLPAHAFWWAPPTAAPTTESPLALKEIPLTYFRTYTYQPIAGHPFAAFPYYHHAASALQSPLLAGPARYEHGTYMHGSAYPMSVALTQQQQQSQSQQQTMLPPHMYQLPQTPVLHAKPLPSPTTTTTSTTSTEPPTTTSTTTTTTTTTTTPPPPSTTVSSSSTSTTTSVPVTQTSEAQAQPQQLAQHQPQPQPYPYPYPTYNRRAYMGYNPHSYRPAYPYPDYTVYKTAPVTRFNSHGGQIQFVPCMCPVSVGSTGAVRSSLTPEGRTSSDEEEDLMVLARADEMNLPVELGVDTEKTETGTAEAEKSKSETEVTAKTGAESEITENLVQKTTEAVDEQLSTNKIDGQSLEAVELGSDGKSTEA